The nucleotide window ATCGATGGACTGTGCAAAGAAGAAAGACTTGAGAATGCACAAGTGATTTTTCAGGATCTTTTGATTAAAGGCTATAAGCTAACACTCTGGACATATACAATTATGATTAATGGTCTTTGTCTGGAGGGATTGTTTGATGAAGCTATGACCCTACTGGAAAAAATGGAAGACAATGGTTGCATTCCAGATGCTGTAACTTATGCAACAATTATCCGTGCTCTCTTTAAAAATGATGAGAATGATAAGGCAGAGAAACTTCTACGTGAAATGATTGCTCGCGGTCTACTGTAAGAAAAGTATTAGTTAAGATTATTTCTTGttacttttgaattttgatgacaaCGATTGAATCTTAgttattcattttcatgtttgCTTTAACGGTTACATATGCAAATGATGATCAACTACACAATGACATCACTATCACCTTAGTTCTAATTTGAAAtcgtgtttttatttttgaaatattttttctttccattgtattgtcattttttcttcatatcgttgtattttttttttcattcattggTTATTCTGCGTTTTAACTCACAGACCAAATAGAAACTATTATGGTTATTCTTTGTGATCTTTGGCTGGTGGTCGTGTGTGATACAATTCATAAAATCGTGATATGtgatatatttttgtgttttagaCTTGTACAGTTTTATATGGTTGAGTCACGTACAAGTTGTGCAACTGTCGTTCGAAAAGTTGGATGGGgtcctcttttttcttcttctttgatgTTGGTAGGATGGGTCTGATACACTTTCATATCTTGTGCTATCTTGAATTTGGTATAAGGCGCATGACTCATTGGTGTAGTCATACAATAGCAATATAACAATGTGTTAATGTATATGGAATTTGacaattacaaatatttttaccGACTTAGTTTGTACTCTAAGATTCTAGAACCTTCTGCTGAGCTCTAGAAGCTGCAGCCGTTTGTTCCAGTTCTGCCAGTGTGGTTAAAGTTAATTAGCCACCTCTGTCCAGCTGACACTGACAACTAGGATGTAGGTTAACTCAATAGTGACTGTAGGTTAAGCTTTCCTAATAGGGATTTTAACATAATAGATCGAATAACAAATTTTAGAATTCTCTGTTTTTTGTTAAACAATAACTATTGAAATACATTTGGCTGAGAGGTTAATTCCACCATTACACATTGTACTAGcttaatatttcttttgttgAGTGGATGAATATCAACAACCTCCTCACTATTTAATAAAGGAATTTTTATCAGTagagatgaaaatgaaatgttACCTTTTTGAACACCTTGTCTTTGGTAGAATGGACCTtggaattaaaaatattgtcGAAGACTGATAGTTGATTGGAAAGATAGCTAAGTTCATTTTCGTACACAGTGATGCATTATCTGAATATTGTTATGCCTCTGATTGGTGGTGGATTTAGTCTCATTTTTCTGACCATAATATAAGAAGCCTGAAAATGTGGTTTATAAAGAAATTAGAATCTCTTTGGAAATTAATGTAAAAACTGCTTAAATTTTAGAATCTTTATTAGCAAATATGTGCATTCTTTTGTTATTTCTAACACAATTATGACTCAAAGAATCATCTGATCATATGCTAAATTTTTCGTGTTTAGCTGCTCTTGTTAAGTCCAAAAGAAGATTTTTAAGTGTTAAGTGATATTAGTAATGAAGGTCTGATTTGCATTTTTGGCCAGCAAGCTTTAGGATATGTttaaattgaaggatttgagCTTATATACTGACATAAATACTTGTGGGATTATTTGGAATAGTTTATGGAAAGAACTTGGGACATATCCACAAGTTGTTTTCAACTAAGGTCTCCATTCTCTAATATAGCTTATTAAAACAACTTCTAGCTTATACGAAAATAGTTGGTTCAAGCAGTATCACATGCTTTGACGATGGGTTATGCATTTCCTTTATGCACATTTCTCACACTTCGTCACCTTTTTACGAACTCTAATATTCAGTCTATTCTTTGGTTACTGTCTTACTGTAGAAAGCCAAATAAACTACCTCTCCGatgataatttatattatttgatgAGTCTATTCTCACACCTTCTCTAGTGCACATTATATGATGCTATTCTAATTTTCCACCTCTTTCATTTCAATCTAGTTAGTTGACCATCATTCCAATAAGGCATGATCCTAAAACTTAGCCTGGAAATGGGATAAATAGGTGGGTGACTAGTGGCAGTATTGCTTAGCCTGCATATTGAAGTTGTAatgcaaaaaagtaaaaaattaagtttttggaaGGGTTCGAAGTCTGAGTCATCAATTGTTTTTGCACGTTTTTTTGTTTCTAGCGTGCGTTGTGTTGGTAGCTGTGGCTATGTTGCTGGGAGGTTGTACTGTGAAGCtgtttttgtgttgattttgcTGCTGTATATCCGTGCAGTTTGTTTTCTCGTCGTTTTTGGCTTTCAGTTCGGTTAAGGcttgtttttgagtttttttttttcgttgtAGGGGCATGTTGGCTATGTCAGACTAAGCCAGTTATTCAGAAAATGAAGGTTGATTAGATATTATGGGGAAGTTGGACTCACTATTGTGGCGGGTATGTAGGTTGTACTAAGTCAGTATGCATTGCTGCCCTGTGTTGAGTTTCAATTATTGAGTCTGTTGTGGGAGGTTGGATTCCAATTTCAGTTTGAATTTAATATCTTGCCTACATAATTATGCAATAGCTAAGAGGAGGTTGCGTTGTGCTGGTGTCAGTACTTGTAGTGTGCTGGAGTCGGTTGTGTTCACATGATTCTTGTAGTTTCTACCGTTATCATTGGCGTACTTAAAGATCTATCCAGCATCCAGTGGATACCTTCCGTTAGGGCTTTTTAAGCTTGATATCAACATTATGGTTCTGTTATCACTACCTTGTTCCAAATGAGAAAGTAGGAAGGTTTGACAGGTTTTGTGGTTTTCGATAATAGGACAATCTGGTTGGTTAGAAACCAGATGAAATttctaacaaaataatattcagTTAGTGCTCCAGGTTTACTGATAGGATTGATTTAAGCTGTgctacaagttttttttttattattaattaattgataattaCCTGATTGATCAGTATGTGCTTTTTCAGTTGAAATTTTGCTTTGCTATCAACATAACatacttattttatgatgaaggTTGATCCATCTCGCATTGTTGGTCCATATTTCTCAGCCTCAGTTGCAATTACATAGTGTTGTGAGACAATATTTCTTTCACCCCCTGCCAGTTTTACAATCTCGTCTATAGGTCTTACTTCCTTTCCTTCCCCACTTTACTCATGTGACTGTCACTCTTCTGAAAATcttcttttatatttgtttggataaacaacttaatataagcacttatcatataagtgcttatgtataaactatttctataacaaaaaataaacttaaatcaaattgttttcatagaggttaaaagttgttttgatAAGTTACTATgcagagcttatggaaataagttgaaaacagttATGAACCTAATTggatattttatagaaataagTTATTCCTTAATTCTTAATTGAGGTGCAAAACTTTTCTGATAGGAATACAATTTAACAAACTTTTCAGAGACATGAATAAATACTTCTTACATCTTTATTCTACAAACATTATATAGGGGTGTTCGTGATGCAATTTAGATTAATTTTGAGGTAAAAACTCATccgatcaaaaataaaaatcaaatgcagTTATGTTTGGAAGACTATATACAAAAATCGATCTAATCTGATACAAATATACGTGGTTTAGTTTGAATCGGTTTTTAttatccaaaatataaaagttaattttttttaattaatattaatattagtcAAAGAtggtaaaataataaatttgatccaaaaaataacacaaaatatattaagGGATTTTAACAATAAAGAATGAAAGTGAGCGATGTTgttaaaaaatactccctccgtctcaaattgtatgtcgctttaagGGAAAAAGTTTGTCCCAAACTATacgtcgctttacaataccaatgcaatattaatgttactttttccaTTATAACTTTAagtatttattactctctcttctttcatttatctttcccatattatttattaaggactattttgtaaaacaactcataatatctcttcacacaatattaattacatttcttaatatgtgtgaaatgtccaaaacatcatacaatttgggactgAGCGAGTATTGTTTTACAATAACTGATCAATTTTACTTtacaatgcaatattaattattttttttccaattataactctacttaatactaattttatcacTCATATTTCAACAGATTCttttttgcatttatgataatgataaatatatcaacacttaaaacttttttctttcGTTCACTAATacatttttgttaatatatatatgaaatgagcTCTACTAGTTTAGCTAAAGCCACTAAACATTTGTCTTTAAATTTCTACTTTCAGCCTTgtttaatagaaatagaaattgAATTGGGGAAAAATCTATAATTTCCGTTGAAGCTCCGACTAtcaatcaccaacaacaacagctTGCGTCTTCTTCTACCGCTTACCAGGCAAGTGCCGCTCACTCACGCCCAAATGTCTTCATGCTGCGCCAGGTTTCGATCTTCTACCAATCCCATTTCTCTTTTTCCCTTCTTAAGAATAAGATTATACTCTCACTcttcattcaattcaaataaTCTTGATAATGTTGTTTCTTCATTCAATCATATGCTTCATATGAATCCCACTCCATCGATTATTGAATTTAACAAGATATTAGGTTCCCTTGTTAAGTCTAACAACAATCATTACCCTACTGCTATTTCCCTTTTTCATCAATTGGAATTTCATGGAATTACACCTGATATTGTTACTTTCAATATTCTCATTAATTGTTACTGCCATCTTTGGGAAATGGATTTTGCCTTTTCTCTATTCGGGAAGATTCTCAAGGTTGGGTTTCAGCCGAATACCATTACCTTTAATACTCTTATCAATGGTTTGTGTGTTAATGGTAAGGTCAAGGAGGCTCTGCACTTTCACGATCATGTGATTTCACTTGGATTCCACTTGGACCAAGTTAGCTATGGGACCTTGATCAATGGCTTGTGTAAATTGGGAAAAACAACCAAAGCCTTACAAGTGTTGAGAAAGATTGATGGGAAATTGGTTAACACTAATGTTGTAATGTATAGCACAATCATTGATAGTTTGTGTAAAGAGAAATTGGTGACTGAGGCTTATGAGTTATATTCTCAAATGATTGTAAAGAAAGTTTCTCCTGATGTTGTTACTTTGAGCTCTCTAATATATGGATTTTGCATTGTTGGTCAACTGAAAGAAGCATTTTGTTTGTTCCATGAAATGCTATTGACAAACATCCACCCAGAtgtttatacttttaatatattGGTTGATGCTCTTTGTAAGGAAGGAAAGATCAAAGAAGCTAAAAATGTGATAGCTGTGATGATGAAAGAAGGCGTGGAACCTGATGCTGTTACATATAATACATTAATGGATGGGTATTGCCTAGCTAATGAAGTGAATAAGGCAAAGAATGTATTCAACGTCATAGGAAAAAGGAGAATGACACCTAATGTTTGCAGCTACAATATCATTATTAATGGTTTATGTAAGATTAAAATGGTTGATGAAGCCTTAAATCTCTTTAATGACATGTGTTGCAGAGGAATTGCTCCTGATAAGGTAATTTACAGTTCTCTTATTGATGCTTTGTGCAAATCAGGGAGAATCTCTCATGCATGGGAGCTTCTTGATCAGATGCATGATAGAGGTCAACCTGCCGATGTGATCACTTACAATTCCTTCTTACACGCTTTATGTAAAAACCATCAAGTTGACAAGGCAATTGCATTGGTCAAGAAAATTAAAGATCAGGGCATTCAACCCAATATTAACACATACAATATACTTATCGATGGACTATGCAAAGAAGGAAGACTTGAGAATGCACAAGTGATTTTTCAGGATCTTTTGATTAAAGGCTATAAGGTAACACTCTGGACATATACTATTATGATCAATGGTCTTTGTTTAGAGGGCTTATTTGATGAAGCTGTGACCCTGCTGTCAAAAATGGAAGACAATGGTTGCATTCCAGATGCTGTAACTTATGAAACAATTATCCGTGCTCTCTTTAAAAATGATGAGAATGATAAGGCAGAGAAAATTCTACGTGAAATGATTGCTCGCGGTCTACTTTAAGAGAAATGTAGCTATGTTCATTTTGTGATGAGAATGGTGTAGTTTTAGTTGAAAATCATGTcacattattttcattttgttattgTAATGATCGAAATGGTtgattgttttgattattgacttagttatattttatttccaatgtgcagtcaattttcttcatattgttgtatgatttttttcattcattggTCATTCTGAAGTCCTGAGTTTTAAATGGTTCATGCAGTTGACCCCATTTAGATGGAAgaaacatttgttttttttattgcatttttcttACATTGTTTCCACATCAAGGGAAAATGTAAGTATTCAACCTTGTGTTTGTACCATCTAATTTTTCCATAAGGCGACAATTGTTGATATATTCTTTGAAGTTATTGTTGGCCAAATAATTGGAGCTTTTTGAAGGGCTGGAAATCATTTCAGGTATGTGTGTTCTATTGATAACCTTGAATATACTTTTACGGAAGAATGAAGAATACATATATAAGGAATTAGTTCATTTAGACAAATCATTTTTGGACAACATCCATAGCATACTTGTTTTGGATGAAGTAAGTAGAGAACATTGATGCACACTGCTTCTTGCTTACTAACATGGCTAGAGTATTAAGAATTTAAAGATTATGCAGGAAATGAAGGGTGGATTTCTGTTCAGGAATGGTAAGCAAAGGTTAAGTGTGTTAGTTGCTGCTGGCCTACTATTATGCATTGAATGGATTGATGTCAAAAGGAATGTTGAAATGCATAATTTTTCGAGGGATGTGTTCTTTATAAGGTGTTGTCTTCTCTGTTTCAATGTATAAGTCCTTAGCTTGAAGTGggatgttttggttttggtcatgGGATGttaatttttgacattttagaAATTCTTGGTAGCTGCGAATTTTCATTAATTTCGGTCACTGAGAGAGATATGTACGCACTTCATAAAGTGGTCTCTTGTTATTGATGAGGCGTGTTTCTGCTGTTGGTATTGAATAGAAGGATACAATGTCTTATTTCAGTACTATCTTGAATTTGTATAGGGTATGCACATCAACTGCTCCCTGTTAAGCACATCAATTGGCAAGAGACCTGCATTGTTATATACAgaggccggggttcgaactccggacactccacttatttaccttgaaaaaggtgaattctagccaccaGACTACAtgtatgaaaggaaaaaaaagaattggagGGCGAAATTGAATAATTatagttttcttatttttgaaattttcaagtgaaaatcatgtattttgtcaacaaaaagaaaatgttgaatcACATTTGATTATAAGTTATGTTTTTGAATCATAAAGCCAATCATATGCATAGTTCAAATGAtctaaatgaaagaaaaagagaaagtgtCAAAACTACCTCATAGTGGAGTGGGTGTGTAAGAATACATTTATTGGATCAAgactaaaaagtcttttaagatGATCATTCAAACCCTAACCTTATCCCAAATTACAAAAAGGATGATATTATATtcaaggcttaaatgctcttttggtcccttaactatttaattggtatcgctttggtcccttaactaaaaaaaagattgtttgaggattttaatttttttttttagtctcgttttggtcccttctgttaggtttccgttagttttaacaacaaaacgttaagtgtggtattcaatcaagactttttaaAACTTAACGTTTGGTCccttttggtcccttctgttaggttccCTTCTGTTTTGGTCCCAACCTCACCCTTctatgggattttaaaagactttttaattatgaaaaagtcttgtggtattcaatcaagactttttggaatttaaaaaaagtctagtggtattcaatcaagactctttgtcattttaaaaaagtcttgaggtattcaatcaagacttttcatcatttaaaaaaagtcttgtggtattcaaagtcattcaaatttcgaaggattgtttaataaattggattttgatggattttgtgggattttgtagtgtaattttaacaagaaaaagtctttcatgaaaagatgagatttcttgagattgtttttattttaaaagttactatctttttcttctcatctctctctctctctctctccccccctCCCCCTCCCTATTCTCTCTtcgtttctctctctctctctctctccattctttctctctctctctctctctctattctttctttctctctctctctctctctattctttctttctctctctctctctctctctctctctctctcatctctcatccccCCATCTCTCTCTGTAACGctctaatcgttatttaattatttttgattatgtggagtcatttatatggttttgatgaattatgtggtgtatatatatttattatatgatttattttattaaataattagaataagtggagaatataattaattagagtATTGGGGGTTAAATCTCCGAGATTATCGAGTTTAcatttttaggtacaaaaatcgtgttaactctgaggtaaaatcggtttctggtaaaattggaaggtttaacgagtttgactaagttaacactcggtaaactcgtgtaactcgaccgatttgtaatggctgacacaatatttttttttgaaagatttgtaagtgctggcataattttaaatatgtacaattgaattttatgggaataacatttttaacaaataaaaaatgtgtattgagaataatgtgttagagtgttttttagtcccttaaaatcttataaattccataaaattcttaaaatttgaaaatcaatagtaatttttttttttattggttttatttttctttattcagacgctataatttatttgttcattatttttatcattcacgcttgtaagtttgCTATTTTCCccctaaaatttattgaatcttttgaaattttaaaatcacatgaaatccttaaaagtctgtgtgataaatcctttaaaatcttgagtgtataaaatcttttacataaaaagtcttttaaaatcttagagaatcaatacaatctcacacagtcttttaaaatcttaaagactttttttattaaaatagtcttttaaaatcctaatccgaTACACCCGCTTAGTCTTTTGATGTTATTGCAGTTTATTACATGCACCTCTTATTTTTTACAACATCTTCCTTTGCTTTTATTTTAGTGAGaaacttcctttttttttctcaatagaattatctattttattataatatatcattatatattatttgtatcTATGTTCTATCCAATTCTAAATCAGAGTTATCCATAAACAAGCATTGTGCCTATTTGTcacttctaaaaataaaaaatctcattGGAAACTAAAGTTTAGGGATTTTTAGGCAAGGGTTTTCTATCATTAGAGAAAAATTTATATCTTCTATCTTTTAGAATCTATTTAtcttctatctatctatcttctAATTCTAAACTTGAGTTATCCATAAACAAGCATTGTGTCTATGTGGCATTTCCGAAAACAAAACTTCTCATTGAAAACTAAAGTGTAGATATTTCCGAAAACAAAACTTCTCATTGAAAACTAAAGTGTAGCTATTCTTATGCAAGGGTttcctatcattttaataaaaattctaTCTTCTAGAAATAGAAGATATCATTAAACTTCTATCTTCTATCTTATAAATAGTTTAACCcttgaaatattttaatgattgttattataaaaaatctacgtcaaatatttgttttcttcacTGATCTTTCAActacctttttctttcttcatattCCATAACTATTTACCACTCTCGCTCAATATTATGTTAacgtaaaatttaaattaataaattgatgaattacaagtttttttaattgcataTCATCCTATTTTTTCACCttatcaaaccaaaaaagaagaatcaagtaaatgaaaaaaatgaaaaaccaaataatatactaaaaaaatggGACTAATAAAAGTCAGGATATAATTCCACTAAGTAAAAGTTTGAGAGGAAAATCCGTAAGAAGTCGTCCTATCAGCACAGGAattgcatttaaaaaaaaaagagagaataagaaacAACTATGAAATATGAATCACATTCGAACAACTTATTTCATCGCTTTTTATGAGCAATATTAACAAGAAACATGAATGCCTCTATTTATGATTGAAAAGAATAAGTCATACccatataaaaatcaaaacaacttgtgcatgtaacaacccgatttttcgttagatttattttaattacttttattacgtgttatatgtgtttgtgtgtgattattcatcattgggtgcattttcatgggttccgtgttagaagggtat belongs to Medicago truncatula cultivar Jemalong A17 chromosome 6, MtrunA17r5.0-ANR, whole genome shotgun sequence and includes:
- the LOC25481305 gene encoding putative pentatricopeptide repeat-containing protein At1g12700, mitochondrial; protein product: MSSCCARFRSSTNPISLFPFLRIRLYSHSSFNSNNLDNVVSSFNHMLHMNPTPSIIEFNKILGSLVKSNNNHYPTAISLFHQLEFHGITPDIVTFNILINCYCHLWEMDFAFSLFGKILKVGFQPNTITFNTLINGLCVNGKVKEALHFHDHVISLGFHLDQVSYGTLINGLCKLGKTTKALQVLRKIDGKLVNTNVVMYSTIIDSLCKEKLVTEAYELYSQMIVKKVSPDVVTLSSLIYGFCIVGQLKEAFCLFHEMLLTNIHPDVYTFNILVDALCKEGKIKEAKNVIAVMMKEGVEPDAVTYNTLMDGYCLANEVNKAKNVFNVIGKRRMTPNVCSYNIIINGLCKIKMVDEALNLFNDMCCRGIAPDKVIYSSLIDALCKSGRISHAWELLDQMHDRGQPADVITYNSFLHALCKNHQVDKAIALVKKIKDQGIQPNINTYNILIDGLCKEGRLENAQVIFQDLLIKGYKVTLWTYTIMINGLCLEGLFDEAVTLLSKMEDNGCIPDAVTYETIIRALFKNDENDKAEKILREMIARGLL